The following coding sequences are from one Cenarchaeum symbiosum A window:
- a CDS encoding esterase/lipase (COG0657) — translation MIELLLVMMAMPAMCEDNMIYAERPNGKIAHVCPDTAELLGWADITVKDYDSIPLDNPGRTDMGFGKILPVELPDSASADEEMPDGEISHTGTVHKYGPHPRDTFVLYRADGQSSPVMIYFHQGGSIDDVTYGEWHITTEQLIDSGISVIHADYPFVDETEIKGMVGNASLIVPYVMDNGAGLGLDPERIGVYGAGAGGGIALYIGTGEYSDEISVIGHFDAPSTFDLGGWPAIVDISLTDLIREGGNLVPPLYGAETLHDLVLGEKLKLRRSLDMLMMMDADDPPVVVLTDGVADGGRLGRIITHPGHSAAVLEKCTEQGLLCVDGSVEGMALFEERLMAGQSGHISG, via the coding sequence ATGATTGAGCTTCTGCTTGTCATGATGGCCATGCCCGCCATGTGCGAGGATAACATGATATACGCAGAGAGGCCCAATGGGAAGATCGCACATGTATGCCCGGATACGGCCGAGCTGCTCGGGTGGGCCGACATTACGGTCAAAGATTATGACAGCATACCGCTCGACAACCCCGGCAGGACGGATATGGGGTTCGGAAAGATACTGCCGGTGGAGCTGCCCGACTCGGCAAGTGCCGACGAAGAGATGCCGGATGGTGAGATCAGCCATACAGGTACAGTTCACAAGTACGGCCCCCACCCCCGTGATACGTTCGTGTTATACCGGGCAGACGGGCAGAGCTCCCCCGTGATGATATACTTTCACCAGGGAGGAAGCATCGACGATGTAACGTATGGGGAGTGGCACATTACAACCGAGCAGCTGATAGACAGCGGAATATCCGTGATACACGCCGACTATCCGTTCGTCGACGAGACGGAGATAAAGGGCATGGTGGGCAATGCATCGCTCATAGTCCCGTATGTGATGGATAACGGGGCAGGCCTTGGGCTAGACCCGGAAAGGATCGGAGTGTACGGCGCGGGTGCAGGGGGCGGCATAGCGCTATACATTGGAACAGGCGAGTATTCCGATGAAATATCCGTGATAGGCCACTTTGACGCCCCGTCTACGTTTGATCTGGGCGGATGGCCCGCGATAGTCGACATCAGTCTTACAGATCTTATACGGGAGGGCGGCAACCTGGTACCGCCGCTGTATGGCGCCGAGACACTCCACGATCTGGTTTTGGGGGAAAAGTTAAAGCTGCGCCGCTCCCTTGACATGCTGATGATGATGGATGCCGACGACCCGCCGGTTGTAGTTCTGACAGACGGGGTGGCCGACGGGGGAAGGCTCGGCAGGATAATAACCCATCCGGGCCACTCGGCGGCTGTGCTCGAAAAGTGCACGGAACAAGGCTTGTTGTGCGTCGATGGCAGTGTAGAGGGGATGGCACTGTTTGAGGAGCGGCTGATGGCAGGACAATCCGGCCATATCAGCGGATGA
- a CDS encoding ribosomal protein L12E/L44/L45/RPP1/RPP2 (COG2058), giving the protein MEYVYAALLLHKLKKEVSEENLTSVVKASGAEVNEAQVKSLVAALADVDIDEAVKAAPVAVAAAAAPEAAAKEEAKEEKKDDGKSEAQAMEGLSSLFG; this is encoded by the coding sequence ATGGAATACGTCTACGCGGCACTCTTGCTTCACAAGCTCAAGAAGGAAGTCAGCGAGGAGAACCTTACGTCTGTGGTCAAGGCCTCAGGCGCCGAGGTAAACGAGGCACAGGTAAAATCACTGGTCGCGGCGCTAGCAGATGTAGACATAGACGAGGCTGTAAAGGCTGCACCCGTTGCAGTGGCAGCAGCTGCAGCCCCAGAGGCAGCAGCAAAGGAAGAGGCCAAGGAAGAAAAGAAGGATGACGGCAAGTCCGAGGCTCAGGCCATGGAAGGCCTCTCGTCTCTCTTTGGCTAG
- a CDS encoding ribosomal protein L10 (COG0244) — MYADLQELPKKHKVMALVRMESIRASQILPLRKKLRDSVSFFSIKDKVARKALAKTDVPGMDKMMDQLTGQCMFMFTDISPFTLNVLLKKNKTMMAARAGDIASIDVTVPAKNTGIAPGPMLTEFKEAGIPTKIDQGTIWILKDTTPVKKGEPIGDKLAPLLGKLDIKPVEAVIALESALEEGVIYSREDLAVDVEAIRAGFAQAHQEALSLSVEAAYVTPENVGQVLARAAQHARSLSVESAFMTDETSEQIIQKADASARSLASKAKGYTPA; from the coding sequence ATGTACGCGGACCTGCAGGAGCTGCCGAAAAAGCACAAGGTGATGGCCCTGGTAAGGATGGAGTCTATACGCGCCTCGCAGATACTCCCGCTGAGAAAAAAGCTCCGGGATTCAGTATCGTTTTTCAGCATAAAGGACAAGGTGGCGCGCAAGGCGCTTGCAAAGACTGATGTGCCCGGCATGGACAAGATGATGGACCAGCTTACAGGCCAGTGCATGTTCATGTTTACGGATATCTCCCCGTTTACGCTCAATGTGCTGCTCAAAAAGAACAAGACCATGATGGCGGCAAGGGCTGGCGACATAGCCAGCATTGACGTGACTGTCCCCGCAAAGAACACGGGCATAGCCCCCGGGCCCATGCTTACAGAGTTCAAGGAGGCAGGGATACCGACCAAGATAGACCAGGGGACAATATGGATACTCAAGGATACCACCCCCGTCAAAAAGGGCGAGCCCATCGGGGACAAGCTGGCCCCTCTCTTGGGCAAGCTCGACATAAAGCCAGTAGAGGCTGTCATCGCGCTCGAATCGGCGCTCGAAGAGGGTGTAATCTATTCCAGGGAGGATCTGGCTGTGGACGTAGAGGCGATAAGGGCCGGGTTTGCACAGGCGCACCAGGAGGCGCTATCGCTATCAGTGGAGGCCGCATATGTCACGCCGGAGAATGTCGGACAGGTGCTGGCGCGGGCTGCACAGCATGCGCGCTCGCTGTCGGTAGAATCGGCCTTTATGACCGACGAGACCTCCGAGCAGATCATACAAAAGGCGGACGCTTCGGCGCGCTCCCTTGCCTCAAAGGCAAAGGGCTACACACCTGCCTGA
- a CDS encoding ribosomal protein L1 (COG0081), whose amino-acid sequence MVDEAEVARMIKKAKEGDKRNFTQTLEFIMVFKDIDIKKGFAINETVQLPKTSSPSTVCVLASGDMGVRAKNAKADMVVDADGLEKLGTNKRESRKFINRYDFFLADTQLMPVVGKVLGQILGPRGKMPTPVAFNAPIESFLERFRSSVRVRARASLSLSCKIGDETMDDADLVANAMAVYGTVEKKLPQGSKNVRQIMVKTSMGSIVKQSGTVA is encoded by the coding sequence ATGGTTGACGAGGCGGAGGTTGCCAGGATGATAAAAAAGGCCAAGGAGGGCGACAAGCGTAACTTTACACAGACGCTCGAGTTCATAATGGTCTTCAAGGATATAGACATCAAAAAGGGCTTTGCGATAAACGAGACTGTTCAGCTGCCCAAGACCTCCTCGCCGTCGACAGTCTGCGTGCTGGCATCAGGCGACATGGGCGTCAGGGCAAAGAACGCCAAGGCGGACATGGTGGTCGATGCGGACGGCCTGGAAAAACTGGGCACAAACAAGCGCGAATCCCGCAAGTTCATCAACAGGTATGACTTTTTCCTGGCCGATACGCAGCTCATGCCTGTGGTCGGAAAGGTGCTAGGGCAGATCCTGGGCCCCCGCGGCAAGATGCCCACGCCGGTCGCGTTCAACGCCCCGATAGAGTCGTTTTTGGAGAGGTTCAGGTCGTCAGTCCGGGTGCGTGCCCGGGCATCGCTCTCGCTGTCCTGCAAGATAGGCGACGAGACCATGGACGACGCCGACCTTGTGGCCAATGCAATGGCGGTCTACGGGACTGTGGAGAAGAAGCTGCCCCAGGGCAGCAAGAACGTCCGGCAGATCATGGTAAAGACCTCGATGGGAAGCATAGTAAAGCAGTCTGGGACCGTGGCCTAG
- a CDS encoding alanyl-tRNA synthetase (COG0013), which yields MEKQEILREFSSDPEKYYTVRLFREEGFERRACSVCGRYFWALDGRPACPEDSDDTYSFIGDPPAPRAYDYAQAWRTIEEYFVKNGHESVPRYPVVCRWRDDLYFTIASIVDFQRVMGSSVVFEFPANPLVVPQTCLRFKDLENVGVTGRHFSSFCMIGQHAVPGNGGYWKDECIDLDYGLLVRQLGIPKEEVVFVEDVWAGGGSFGPSLEYYVRGLELGNAVFTEFQGELGNHTTLDRRIIDMGAGLERFAWITTGTPTAYDCCFGPVMGRLAESLGADQDSAELAAYYTRVAVNLGRCGDLNEARRRSAQEAGISDSRMAGAIAPLGEAYMVADHIRTLIFAISDGALPSNVGGGYNLRMMLRRVAGAMERTFPGLDLDELVDLHIDYLMGTYPELDGARQDVKTILDIEASRYGDSKERMGKITAKITDRGRAPGVDELVTLYESDGITPEYLIEAGAIQEVPPEFYSRLDELHAPPPKAAGPGPELAGLADTEMLFYGEDPPEFEARVMHSSDGGVVLDRTSFYARGGGQEPDHGTIGGFRVTDVSKHGGIILHRLDGGSLAEGSTVRCIRDEKRRAGITRNHTSTHILNASARGVLGSWVWQHSAFKEEDHARLDITHHSPLSAAEVKKIEAAANGIVKEDRGVSIGYHPRGEAEQKYGFRIYQGGVVPVSTVRIVTIKGYDDEACGGTHVKSTGEVGLIRITRTKRIQDGVVRLEFVSGDAAIEHERTAAARAEGDRAAEEAKGRLQEERDAGRLKSREIIPGMLEEITGGGSAEGMEVATGPGGRRCLAAGIHDEYFHTSFGKKLVAMDPACAYCAIFEAGPTVRVLAYAGSKSGAGADEIVREVSAVLGGSGGGAAGFAQGGGKDSSKMAEAVARARVLLFGGDNT from the coding sequence ATGGAAAAGCAGGAGATTCTCAGGGAGTTCTCTTCGGACCCCGAAAAATACTATACGGTGAGGCTCTTCAGGGAGGAGGGCTTTGAGAGGAGGGCGTGCAGCGTATGCGGCAGGTATTTCTGGGCGCTCGACGGCAGGCCCGCCTGCCCCGAGGATTCCGATGATACATATTCCTTCATAGGCGACCCGCCCGCCCCCCGGGCCTACGACTATGCACAGGCCTGGCGGACCATAGAGGAGTATTTCGTAAAGAACGGGCACGAATCCGTCCCAAGGTATCCCGTTGTATGCAGGTGGCGAGACGATCTCTACTTTACGATAGCCAGCATAGTGGACTTTCAGCGGGTCATGGGGTCCAGCGTGGTGTTCGAGTTTCCCGCAAACCCGCTTGTCGTGCCCCAGACGTGCCTGAGGTTCAAGGATCTGGAGAACGTGGGCGTTACGGGAAGGCACTTTTCGTCGTTCTGCATGATAGGGCAGCACGCCGTCCCCGGGAACGGCGGCTACTGGAAGGACGAGTGCATAGACCTCGATTACGGCCTGCTGGTTAGGCAGCTCGGCATACCAAAAGAAGAGGTGGTCTTTGTGGAGGATGTATGGGCGGGCGGCGGCTCGTTTGGCCCGTCGCTGGAATACTATGTCAGGGGTTTGGAGCTGGGAAATGCGGTGTTTACGGAATTCCAGGGAGAGCTTGGGAATCATACGACCCTTGACCGGAGGATAATCGACATGGGGGCGGGCCTTGAGCGCTTTGCCTGGATCACCACGGGAACGCCGACTGCCTACGACTGCTGCTTTGGGCCCGTGATGGGGCGCCTGGCGGAGAGCCTTGGCGCCGACCAGGATTCTGCCGAGCTTGCGGCATACTATACAAGGGTGGCCGTGAATCTTGGCAGGTGCGGCGACCTCAATGAAGCTAGGAGAAGATCCGCGCAAGAAGCGGGGATAAGCGATTCTAGGATGGCTGGCGCCATTGCGCCGCTGGGCGAGGCGTACATGGTGGCAGACCACATCAGGACGCTGATATTTGCAATATCCGACGGCGCCCTTCCCAGCAATGTGGGCGGCGGGTACAACCTCAGGATGATGCTGCGAAGAGTGGCTGGCGCCATGGAGAGGACGTTTCCGGGGCTGGATCTTGACGAGCTAGTAGATTTGCATATAGACTATCTTATGGGCACATACCCTGAGCTGGACGGGGCCAGGCAGGACGTCAAGACCATCCTGGATATAGAGGCCTCAAGGTACGGCGATTCCAAGGAAAGAATGGGCAAGATTACTGCAAAGATCACAGACAGGGGGAGAGCCCCCGGCGTGGACGAGCTGGTGACTCTTTATGAATCCGACGGGATAACCCCCGAGTATCTCATCGAGGCTGGCGCGATACAGGAGGTGCCCCCAGAGTTTTACTCGAGATTAGACGAGCTGCACGCGCCTCCCCCAAAGGCCGCAGGCCCCGGGCCGGAGCTCGCAGGCCTTGCCGATACGGAGATGCTATTCTACGGGGAGGATCCGCCCGAGTTTGAGGCAAGGGTCATGCATAGCTCGGATGGCGGAGTGGTGCTCGATAGGACCTCGTTTTACGCAAGGGGCGGGGGGCAGGAGCCCGACCACGGGACCATAGGCGGCTTTCGGGTTACAGATGTGAGCAAGCACGGGGGGATAATACTGCACAGGCTGGACGGCGGTTCTCTTGCCGAGGGATCCACCGTCAGGTGTATCCGCGACGAGAAAAGGCGCGCGGGCATAACCAGGAACCACACCAGCACGCACATACTCAACGCCTCGGCGCGCGGCGTGCTCGGCTCGTGGGTGTGGCAGCACTCTGCATTCAAGGAAGAAGACCACGCAAGGCTCGACATTACCCACCATTCGCCGCTCTCGGCGGCCGAGGTGAAAAAGATAGAGGCGGCCGCAAACGGGATAGTAAAAGAGGACAGGGGTGTATCGATAGGGTACCACCCAAGGGGCGAGGCTGAGCAAAAGTACGGCTTTCGCATATACCAGGGAGGGGTGGTGCCAGTCAGCACGGTAAGGATAGTCACGATAAAGGGGTACGACGACGAGGCGTGCGGGGGAACGCACGTGAAGAGCACCGGCGAGGTGGGCCTGATCAGGATAACTAGGACCAAGAGGATACAGGACGGAGTGGTCAGGCTGGAGTTTGTATCCGGCGATGCAGCCATCGAGCACGAACGCACTGCAGCGGCCCGCGCCGAGGGCGACCGTGCTGCAGAGGAGGCCAAGGGCCGGCTCCAAGAAGAGCGCGACGCAGGCAGGCTCAAAAGCAGGGAGATCATACCAGGGATGCTAGAGGAGATAACAGGGGGCGGCAGTGCAGAGGGCATGGAGGTTGCAACGGGGCCCGGGGGCAGGCGCTGCCTTGCAGCCGGCATCCACGACGAGTACTTTCATACAAGCTTTGGCAAAAAGCTTGTGGCCATGGACCCCGCGTGTGCATACTGTGCGATATTCGAGGCAGGGCCCACCGTGAGGGTGCTGGCATATGCGGGCAGCAAGTCCGGCGCCGGCGCTGACGAGATAGTGCGGGAGGTCTCTGCCGTGCTGGGGGGCTCCGGCGGGGGCGCCGCGGGATTTGCCCAGGGAGGCGGCAAGGATTCATCGAAGATGGCAGAGGCCGTGGCCAGGGCGCGCGTGCTGTTATTCGGGGGTGATAATACATGA
- a CDS encoding leucyl-tRNA synthetase (COG0495) has translation MIDWAGVEKRWRERWEKEKHFETNPGEKPKKFITVAYPYPNSPQHIGHGRTYTLADVHARYHRMKGYNVLFPMAFHYTGTPILGMADRVKDGDLVLMDGLRRLYGVPEDEIRGFVEPEKIARYFHGEIKSGMIEMGYSIDWRREFTTIDPAYKSFIEWQLGRLREEGLIIQGSHPVGWCPRDQNPVSQHDTLGDVEPGFTEYTLVKFAFGEYVIPVATLRPETIFGVTNLWANPTVTYKQADIDGEKWIVSEECVHKLEFLGREITIEGEVPGSELAGGSATPPHGGAPVPILAAEFARPQTGTGLVMSVPAHAPFDWRALEDLRESGGCCSICDTARTHHIDRGARRDTRDGGVQEIWRLGPGRPQARRGHG, from the coding sequence ATGATTGACTGGGCCGGCGTAGAGAAACGCTGGAGGGAGAGATGGGAGAAAGAGAAGCACTTTGAGACCAACCCGGGGGAGAAGCCAAAAAAGTTCATCACCGTTGCATACCCGTATCCCAACTCGCCCCAGCACATAGGTCACGGCAGGACGTACACGCTGGCCGACGTGCATGCAAGATACCACAGGATGAAAGGGTACAATGTGCTATTCCCCATGGCGTTCCACTATACGGGCACGCCTATACTGGGAATGGCGGACAGGGTCAAAGACGGGGACCTCGTGCTGATGGACGGGCTGCGCAGGCTGTACGGGGTGCCCGAGGACGAGATACGGGGATTTGTAGAGCCCGAGAAGATAGCGAGGTACTTTCACGGCGAGATAAAGTCGGGCATGATAGAGATGGGATATTCGATAGACTGGCGCCGCGAGTTTACCACGATAGACCCCGCATACAAGAGCTTTATCGAGTGGCAGTTGGGCAGGCTCCGCGAGGAGGGGCTTATCATACAGGGCTCGCACCCGGTAGGGTGGTGCCCCCGGGATCAGAATCCGGTCTCCCAGCATGACACGCTGGGCGATGTCGAGCCGGGGTTTACTGAATATACGCTGGTAAAGTTTGCCTTTGGGGAATATGTGATCCCCGTCGCCACGCTCAGGCCCGAGACGATATTTGGCGTGACCAACCTGTGGGCCAACCCAACTGTAACGTACAAGCAAGCCGACATAGACGGCGAGAAATGGATAGTCTCAGAAGAGTGTGTACACAAGCTCGAGTTCCTGGGCAGAGAGATTACGATAGAAGGCGAGGTTCCAGGATCAGAGCTTGCGGGGGGCAGCGCCACGCCCCCCCATGGAGGCGCCCCCGTGCCCATTCTGGCAGCAGAGTTTGCAAGGCCGCAGACCGGCACGGGCCTCGTCATGTCTGTTCCCGCGCACGCGCCTTTCGACTGGAGGGCGCTCGAGGACCTCAGGGAATCAGGGGGATGCTGCAGCATCTGCGATACGGCCCGTACCCATCATATCGACAGAGGGGCTAGGCGAGATACCCGCGATGGAGGCGTGCAAGAAATTTGGCGTCTCGGGCCAGGACGACCCCAAGCTCGAAGAGGCCACGGATGA
- a CDS encoding leucyl-tRNA synthetase (COG0495) codes for MYGKEFYSGVLLDNTDKFAGMKVPEARDAVAAWLGEKGSTDMMLELADAPVRCRCGTECVVKMLSNQWFLNYGDESWKKKAAACLDNMEILPPEIRGEFGQVLAWLHERACARQHGLGTRLPWDKDWIVESLSDSVIYMAYYTIAKHVGSGALGDGGLPPEFFDYVFLGKGDAADVARAAGVAAEAVNSARREFEYFYPVDARHSGRDLVPNHLSFFVLNHVAIFPEKHWPRKIVVNGSVLMDGKKMSKSMGNIVLLRKAIAEHGADPIRLAIIISTELLQDADFNLESMQGIKGRLETMHDECARLSPGGPGPDCAEDRWIKSRLHGLAADAAATIEKMRLREALHSVLFGFEQDIQWYLKRAAAKGRTDTGGMLYEACKARVAMLSPFAPHISDEMWSRMKLDGMASRSGWPEFPGWEDPESEHAEGFIRGMMDDIASIIKVTKISPSRIILYTAGGPKREAYRAILRLVESGGAGMGEVMKGLGADPKTADIRKNPGFVQKVIKDILSAPEETRRMRQEMAGFDEKALILEELAGLAGAEFGAKVEAYGESEEGIYDPKGKSVHARPFKPAIYME; via the coding sequence GTGTACGGAAAAGAGTTCTATTCGGGGGTCCTGCTGGATAATACGGACAAATTTGCAGGCATGAAGGTGCCTGAGGCCCGGGATGCGGTGGCTGCATGGCTCGGGGAGAAGGGGTCCACGGATATGATGCTCGAGCTTGCAGACGCACCTGTGCGGTGCAGGTGCGGCACCGAGTGTGTTGTAAAGATGCTCTCCAACCAGTGGTTTCTCAACTACGGGGACGAATCGTGGAAGAAAAAGGCCGCCGCATGCCTTGATAACATGGAGATCCTGCCTCCAGAGATACGCGGCGAGTTCGGCCAGGTCCTCGCGTGGCTGCACGAGCGCGCGTGCGCAAGGCAGCACGGGCTGGGCACAAGGCTGCCCTGGGACAAGGACTGGATAGTGGAGAGCCTCTCGGATTCTGTGATATACATGGCATATTACACGATAGCAAAGCATGTAGGGAGCGGCGCACTCGGGGACGGCGGGCTTCCGCCAGAGTTCTTTGACTATGTCTTTCTTGGAAAGGGGGATGCCGCGGATGTAGCCCGCGCGGCCGGGGTGGCTGCAGAGGCGGTGAATAGTGCAAGGAGAGAGTTTGAGTACTTTTACCCGGTGGATGCGCGCCACTCGGGGAGGGACCTTGTGCCAAATCATCTTTCATTTTTTGTGCTCAACCACGTGGCGATATTTCCCGAGAAACACTGGCCCCGGAAGATAGTGGTCAACGGGTCGGTTCTCATGGACGGCAAGAAGATGTCAAAGAGCATGGGGAATATAGTGCTGCTCCGCAAGGCCATAGCCGAGCACGGCGCCGACCCGATAAGACTGGCCATCATAATATCGACAGAGCTGCTCCAGGATGCGGACTTTAATTTGGAATCCATGCAGGGGATAAAGGGCAGGCTCGAGACGATGCATGACGAGTGCGCCCGGCTCTCGCCTGGCGGCCCCGGCCCGGACTGCGCCGAGGACCGGTGGATAAAGAGCAGGCTGCACGGATTGGCCGCTGATGCTGCCGCGACAATAGAAAAGATGAGGCTGCGCGAGGCGCTCCACTCTGTACTGTTTGGCTTTGAGCAGGACATACAGTGGTATCTAAAGCGCGCCGCGGCAAAGGGCAGGACGGACACGGGCGGCATGCTATACGAGGCATGCAAGGCGCGCGTGGCCATGCTGTCCCCGTTTGCGCCGCACATATCTGACGAGATGTGGTCCCGGATGAAACTAGACGGCATGGCATCAAGGTCCGGCTGGCCCGAGTTTCCTGGCTGGGAGGACCCGGAGTCGGAGCATGCGGAGGGATTCATCAGGGGAATGATGGATGACATTGCCAGCATCATAAAGGTGACAAAGATATCCCCGTCGAGGATAATCCTGTATACGGCGGGCGGGCCCAAGCGGGAGGCGTACAGGGCCATACTGAGACTTGTAGAGTCCGGGGGCGCCGGCATGGGCGAGGTGATGAAAGGACTCGGTGCAGATCCCAAGACGGCAGATATTAGAAAGAACCCGGGCTTTGTGCAAAAGGTCATCAAGGACATACTATCGGCGCCCGAGGAGACCCGGCGGATGAGGCAGGAGATGGCAGGCTTTGATGAAAAGGCGCTCATACTGGAGGAGCTGGCAGGCCTGGCGGGGGCCGAGTTTGGCGCAAAGGTGGAGGCGTATGGCGAATCAGAGGAGGGCATCTACGATCCAAAGGGCAAATCTGTCCATGCGAGGCCCTTCAAGCCGGCGATATACATGGAGTAG
- a CDS encoding methylmalonyl-CoA epimerase/lactoylglutathione lyase (COG0346): MGDQLKVSSMDHVNMKVKSLDGTIKFYGDLFGFQVRKDENPNKTGSPSKIIGNDTVKLCLYEHPTMTPEGGIAHFGLHIENFDDVMDRCRELGVEVLYDGLIEFEGSRSVYIKDPSGYEVELTEKQGGGL; this comes from the coding sequence ATGGGCGATCAGCTAAAAGTCTCCTCAATGGACCACGTCAACATGAAGGTCAAAAGCCTTGACGGCACGATAAAGTTCTATGGCGATCTGTTCGGCTTCCAGGTAAGAAAGGACGAGAACCCCAACAAGACCGGCTCCCCCTCCAAGATAATAGGCAATGATACGGTAAAGCTCTGCCTGTACGAGCATCCAACAATGACGCCAGAAGGCGGCATAGCCCACTTTGGGCTCCACATAGAGAACTTTGATGACGTAATGGACAGGTGCAGAGAGCTTGGCGTCGAGGTGCTATACGACGGGCTGATAGAGTTCGAGGGATCCCGGTCAGTCTACATAAAGGATCCCAGCGGCTACGAAGTCGAGCTTACAGAAAAACAGGGCGGCGGGCTCTAG
- a CDS encoding ABC-type phosphate/phosphonate transport system, permease component (COG3639) translates to MVAASVNLGADPVEFVGGFGNLAVVVEEMAQVDAELLDTAVWSMLETIQMAFIGTIVGVGIALPMGMLAARNLSSRWVYVPVRALLAAVRTFPSILWAILFVIMVGLGPFAGVLAIIMYTIGFVGKLQYEAIEAIDPGPVEAVRAIGVSRWQLIRHVVVPESAPHLLGQLLYMFDYNVRQTSILGLVGAGGIGFYIINYIKFFEYGKAAVFMLVVLVTVLLLDWASLRIRDRYIVKPQRGAEVKS, encoded by the coding sequence GTGGTGGCCGCATCGGTGAACTTGGGCGCCGATCCCGTCGAGTTTGTCGGCGGGTTTGGGAACCTTGCAGTGGTTGTAGAAGAGATGGCGCAAGTGGATGCTGAGCTGCTGGACACGGCGGTCTGGTCGATGCTCGAGACCATCCAGATGGCGTTCATAGGGACCATTGTGGGGGTGGGCATTGCGCTTCCCATGGGGATGCTGGCTGCAAGAAACCTTAGCAGCAGGTGGGTGTATGTCCCGGTCAGGGCGCTGCTGGCTGCAGTGCGCACATTTCCATCTATACTGTGGGCCATTCTATTTGTGATAATGGTGGGGCTGGGCCCGTTTGCGGGGGTATTGGCGATTATAATGTATACGATAGGGTTTGTGGGAAAGTTACAGTACGAGGCGATAGAGGCGATAGATCCGGGGCCCGTCGAGGCTGTGCGCGCGATAGGAGTTAGCAGGTGGCAGCTGATACGGCATGTGGTGGTGCCAGAGTCTGCGCCGCACCTGCTGGGGCAGCTGCTGTACATGTTCGACTATAATGTAAGGCAGACTAGCATACTGGGGCTGGTGGGCGCCGGCGGGATCGGGTTTTACATCATAAATTACATCAAGTTCTTTGAGTATGGCAAGGCCGCAGTATTCATGCTGGTAGTGCTGGTGACTGTCCTGTTGCTCGACTGGGCCAGCCTGAGGATAAGGGACCGGTATATAGTAAAGCCGCAGCGCGGTGCAGAGGTTAAGAGCTAG
- a CDS encoding ABC-type phosphate/phosphonate transport system, ATPase component (COG3638): MVAHERILSRNVIQLNDVWASYDSKTHVLRGVSLSVARGSNYAIIGQSGSGKSSLLRLINGMMAPARGRVMVDYVRPGQNNREFRRMMPQIGYIPQGLGLVDNLTVLGNALIGALPRTGRIKSMLGEFPEAEVEAARRILGMVGLGSKSDRKAHMLSGGERRRVAIARALVQRPEVLLADEMVSELDRSTATEIMDLVRDAQERFGLTAVMVHHDVGLALEYADRVAMIKEGRKELEIGVEGDRIVDFESSGLSQEEILEMYGREP, from the coding sequence ATGGTGGCACACGAGCGGATCCTGTCAAGAAATGTAATACAGCTTAATGATGTCTGGGCGTCATACGATTCAAAGACGCACGTGCTCCGGGGGGTGAGCCTCTCTGTTGCAAGGGGCAGCAACTATGCGATAATAGGCCAGTCCGGCTCGGGCAAGTCGAGCCTGCTGCGGCTGATAAACGGCATGATGGCCCCCGCCCGGGGAAGGGTAATGGTTGACTATGTGAGGCCGGGGCAGAACAACAGGGAGTTTCGGCGAATGATGCCCCAGATAGGGTACATCCCGCAGGGGCTGGGCCTTGTGGACAATCTGACTGTTCTGGGCAATGCGCTGATCGGGGCGCTCCCCCGGACGGGGCGGATAAAGTCGATGCTCGGCGAGTTTCCCGAGGCAGAAGTGGAGGCAGCCAGGAGAATACTCGGGATGGTGGGCCTGGGATCCAAGTCGGACCGAAAGGCGCACATGCTCAGCGGGGGCGAGAGGAGGAGGGTCGCAATAGCGCGGGCGCTAGTCCAGAGGCCCGAGGTATTGCTGGCAGACGAGATGGTCTCGGAGCTTGACCGTTCTACGGCCACCGAGATAATGGACCTTGTGCGGGATGCGCAGGAGCGCTTTGGGCTTACAGCTGTAATGGTTCACCATGATGTGGGGCTGGCGCTCGAATATGCGGACAGGGTGGCCATGATCAAGGAAGGAAGAAAGGAGCTGGAGATAGGGGTCGAGGGGGACCGCATAGTTGACTTTGAGTCAAGCGGGCTCTCTCAGGAAGAGATACTGGAGATGTACGGCCGTGAGCCCTAG